A segment of the Lolium perenne isolate Kyuss_39 chromosome 3, Kyuss_2.0, whole genome shotgun sequence genome:
GAATTTCGACAAAGAAGAGATTCAAGTCCTCAACTCTCTACCGCTTATTCGTGACGAGGCCAAAGAAACTACACTGGTGGAGTGCAGTCAGATGTACTGGGATAGGGAAAAGATGACCGATGATTTCACGCAGGTAAGCGGAACACTAATTTTATTTTCTAACCTTTACTTACTATGCCTATGTCGCTGTGCTAACATATGCGTTGCTATCACATTCAGGCACAGATTCATATTTTCAACTGGAAAGTATGTACAAGCCTTCTATGTTCAGATTGTAACACGCTTCGACTAGAATCCTATGAGAAACCTATACTGGTTAGTCCGACACAATTGTCTTTTCGATTCAGCAAAATCTTTCATGTTTGCAGTCTACAACTAACCGGTTTCTGCTCTACAGAAGAAGGCCTACAAAGCTATAATGGCAAAGCTTGACAAAGGCAATGCTGCAGACGACGACATCCAGGTAATCAGCGATCAAAATGACACCAACAAAAAGGAAGAAAGCCCTCCATATGATGCCAGCAAAAAGGAAATCAGCCCTCCAAGGCCAATTGGCAGCCAAAAGCGGAAACTTGGGCGTCGAAGGAAGATTGAAACTCCTAAACCTATTAATCCTGTAAAGGATCAATTTAAATTAGCCACAGATGGCTTGCAGAGAGAAGAGCATGCaggacactagtaggaaaagccttgtAGGCGGAtctttatttctgtggcgcaccacaaaaaatgcgccacagaaattgtttctgtggcgcaccagacccggtgcgccacaaaaatagcttatttttgtggcgcaccacaagctaatgcgccacagaaataaggttggGACCacacccaatcattggtttcgctatttttgtggcgcacggcaccatgtgcgccacagaaataagacattctgtggcgcatcggaccagtgcgccacaaaattaagtcattctgtggcgcacgtgggatggtccgccacagaaactacacatttctgtggcgcacatgagttgcatgcgccacagaacattttttggctccccacgcaactcccccccccccccccccccccgtggatcgcctttttgacctctgtaaaaaataaaagaaatagatagaaatttcaaaaaataaattccttcaagatgcccatgtattatgtcatcttttaccacttagaactaacaaacatgaatttcgactttttttgcaaaattgcgtgggaaaatcatcaaactggatttctggttgcatacgaactcgaaaaaaaacgcataatatatcaaaatgatcccacgaaaaatctacatccgaattcacccgggcttgcccggttggacaatttttagaatctccaaattcgaaaagagtaaaaagttacgacgattaaagttttttgctgcaaaatacaaaaaaaaagaaaaaaaattctgtggcgcacctagtgcccatgcgccacagaattaacgtccaaaaaaattctgtggcgcaccttcctgccgccctccaccacttctcctccacttctcctcacttctcctcttatgcaaacttctcctccacttctcctcacttctcctcttatgcaaacttcttctt
Coding sequences within it:
- the LOC127340526 gene encoding uncharacterized protein yields the protein MYWDREKMTDDFTQAQIHIFNWKVCTSLLCSDCNTLRLESYEKPILKKAYKAIMAKLDKGNAADDDIQVISDQNDTNKKEESPPYDASKKEISPPRPIGSQKRKLGRRRKIETPKPINPVKDQFKLATDGLQREEHAGH